A single genomic interval of Caretta caretta isolate rCarCar2 chromosome 23, rCarCar1.hap1, whole genome shotgun sequence harbors:
- the PLEKHA4 gene encoding pleckstrin homology domain-containing family A member 4 isoform X4 has translation MADGERPRSSLSQASSVLTISSVSLGAAKPSRSLRRVHTFGKRENSIKRDPNAPVVIRGWLCKQDSSGLKLWKRRWFVLADFCLFYYRDSREEAVLGSIPLPSYEIRPLPGEGKNRRFTFKAEHRGMRTYLFSADTQEDMNGWIRAMSQSAAAESDPSTTSRPPQLLNRPAPPQARLFEDVRPLTPDLGPAKSVESLEIARLSVPHSSTESLAATGQGVQGEGGPLPSGPAPPPSPVNGEGLGGEPWGLSSLSTRILRGQEPSAAKRPHPGPPRPSPPPCPPESEQPPLEPPSPWEPSPDAQSHVRSSRSYSLPPTPGELREVRGAQGRAWASTGGVRAPELAASCEELPLLVQAGSSLSRPHTPVGRVDIAPGGATWGSRAIPGHPQTPCDRYDVRPSEESCARPPGRYPRSPHPSHCLARPGTPAEESPPQTATLGPALGRQPRSRFTDWVYPSLGAAPPRARLHGRLISPHSASSGYLHLPPLPPLASRPPGKRTSLGAPPRTVAPLSRDRTLLALPRAESDTDILLTKLCGQDKLLRGLDEEMGQLRAEKERLEKALELARHQLDECQGQELAEEKIRYQQRRLQDELVQVRARLCDLALDSERAWGDFAALENELHRLRETLARIRQLGHPQEQGAAQQELWMIDDIIAGLGASPAPYPALDPRTSPGFSLAASPILEHGGGSARSHVPFPGPDAGGQHHEPPLRGVPAGGREEGPATRGDALGSRPTQSPSGRGAGSPELDGGSPLQETDVAAPGLSSPPATPHLPRSPSPGPHEPRQQRTEELPAKAITMDPPGPHRARMSVQEQLERMRRHKEGQRQLEGGRPNPWGSRQGSLRARASRLPLPTHPPDLGPELTQTHTEPPLRGGHTGGPWGQSPPPLKRDRHRVITLAYTLATEASECSKLITGKTPPEPHMSANPDPSPEPLDAVTNQHVLCTPTLPQGDPEANHVEAEPCGPANQNAAVSANSVQRVGVANQASSLFQAANWALSIPELSNWFSPSPEAANQAAHLSEAANRASPLSEVPHWAIWAKGVPNQTSTTHKVSNRASPPCWAAQKECGDWAPEQRMVGNKDVANGGCRGQGGRAAPSQVVAYLGEGSQPIRITLLQSSF, from the exons ATGGCCGACGGGGAACGTCCCAGGAGCAGCCTGAGCCAGGCCAGCAGCGTCCTCACCATCTCCTCTGTCAGCCTGGGGGCCGCCAAG CCGTCACGCTCCCTGCGGAGGGTTCACACCTTCGGGAAGAGGGAAAATTCGATCAAGCGGGACCCCAATGCCCCCGTCGTCATTCGGGGCTGGCTGTGCAAACAG GACAGCTCCGGCCTGAAGCTCTGGAAGCGACGCTGGTTTGTGCTGGCCGATTTCTGCCTCTTCTACTATCGAG ACAGCAGGGAGGAGGCGGTTTTGGGGAGCATCCCGCTCCCCAGCTACGAGATCCGGCCGctgccaggggaggggaagaaccGGAGATTCACATTCAAG GCCGAGCACCGGGGGATGCGGACATACCTCTTCAGTGCTGACACCCAGGAGGACATGAACGGCTGGATCCGAGCCATGAGCCAGTCCGCTGCGGCCGAGAGTGACCCCAGCACCac CAGCCGCCCCCCGCAGCTGCTCAACCGGCCGGCGCCCCCCCAGGCCCGTCTCTTCGAGGACGTCCGGCCGCTCACGCCCGACCTGGGTCCCGCCAAGAGCGTCGAGTCCCTGGAAATCGCCCGGCTCTCCGTGCCCCACTCATCTACGGAAAGCCTGGCGGCGACAggccagggggtgcagggcgaGGGGGGGCCCCTGCCCAgcggccccgccccaccccccagcccagtcaACGGGGAAGGGCTCGGGGGGGAGCCGTGGGGCCTAAG ctctctctcgaCCCGCATTCTGCGGGGCCAGGAGCCTTCGGCAGCCAAACGCCCCCATCCCGgcccccccagaccctccccacccccctgcccccctgagtCCGAACAGCCCCCcctggagcccccctccccctgggagCCCTCCCCAGATGCCCAAAGCCACGTCCGCTCCTCCCGTTcctactcccttccccccacccctggcgaGCTCAGGGAGGTGcggggggctcaggggagggcatGGGCGTCCACCGGGGGGGTCCGAGCCCCTGAGCTGGCTGCGTCCTGTGaagagctccccctgctggtccaggCAGGGTCCAGCCTGTCCCGGCCCCACACCCCCGTGGGGAGGGTGGATATTGCCCCCGGGGGGGCCACGTGGGGCAGCAGAGCCATCCCTGGGCACCCCCAGACCCCCTGCGACCGCTACGACGTGCGGCCCTCCGAGGAGTCTTGTGCCCGGCCCCCCGGGCGCTACccccgcagcccccaccccagccactgcCTGGCACGGCCCGGGACCCCGGCGGAGGAGAGCCCCCCGCAGACGGCCACGCTGGGACCTGCCCTGGGGAGACAGCCCCGGAGCCGG TTCACAGACTGGGTTTACCCCTCCCTGGGGGCCGCCCCGCCCCGTGCCCGTCTCCACGGCCGACTG ATCTCCCCACATTCAGCCTCCTCCGGCTACCTCCACCTGCCCCCGCTGCCCCCACTTGCCAGCCGCCCCCCAGGGAAGAGGACCTCACTGGGAGCTCCG CCCCGGACCGTGGCCCCTCTATCCCGGGACAGGACCCTGCTGGCACTGCCCAGAGCTGAAAGTGACACTGAT ATTCTCCTGACTAAACTCTGCGGCCAGGACAAGCTGCTTCGGGGACTGGATGAAGAGATGGGGCAGCTGCGGGCAGAGAAG GAGAGGCTGGAGAAGGCCCTGGAGCTGGCCCGGCACCAGCTGGATGAATGCCAAGGCCAGGAGCTGGCGGAGGAGAAAATCCGGTACCAGCAAAGGCGGCTGCAGGACGAGCTGGTGCAAGTGAGAGCCCGGCTCTGCGACCTGGCCCTG GACAGCGAGAGGGCTTGGGGAGATTTCGCTGCCCTAGAGAACGAGCTGCACAGGCTGCGGGAAACGCTGGCTCGGATCCGACAGCTCGGGCACCCCCAG GAACAGGGGGCCGCCCAGCAGGAGCTGTGGATGATCGATGACATCATTGCGGGGTtgggagccagccctgccccctaccccGCCCTGGACCCCAGGACGAGCCCAG GCTTCTCTCTGGCTGCCTCCCCCATTCTGGAACATGGCGGGGGCTCAGCCCGGAGCCACGTGCCCTTCCCGGGGCCGGATGCGGGAGGCCAGCACCACGAGCCGCCACTCAGG GGGGTGCCAGCTGGTGGCAGGGAAGAGGGCCCAGCAACGAGGGGAGACGCCTTGGGCTCCCGGCCCACCCAGAGTCCCTCTGGAAGAGGGGCCGGGTCCCCCGAGCTGGATGGAGGGAGCCCCCTGCAGGAGACAGATGTCGCGGCACCAG GTCTCAGCTCGCCtccggccaccccccacctgccccggagccccagcccaggcccccACGAGCCCCGACAGCAGAGAACCGAGGAGCTGCCAGCCAAG gcgATCACCATGGACCCCCCTGGTCCCCACCGGGCCCGCATGAGCGTccaggagcagctggagcggaTGCGTCGGCACAAGGAAGGCCAGAggcagctggaggggggcaggccGAACCCCTGGGGCTCCCGGCAGGGCTCTCTCCGGGCCAGGGCCAGCCGG ctccctcttCCGACTCACCCCCCCGACCTCGGGCCAGAGCTGACCCAGACCCACACGGAGCCACCGCTCAGGGGGGGCCATACCGGGGGGCCCTGGGGccagtctcccccacccctcaagaGAGACCGCCACAGGGTCATCACCCTGGCGTACACGCTCGCCACCGAGGCCTCCGAGTGCAGCAAACTCATCACCG GGAAGACCCCGCCTGAACCCCACATGTCGGCCAATCCGGACCCCTCCCCAGAGCCGCTGGATGCAGTGACCAATCAGCACGTGCTGTGTACTCCCACGCTCCCCCAGGGGGACCCAGAGGCCAATCATGTCGAGGCGGAACCATGTGGCCCAGCCAATCAGAATGCAGCAGTTAGCGCCAATTCGGTGCAGCGGGTGGGAGTGGCCAATCAGGCGTCGTCTCTATTTCAAGCGGCCAATTGGGCGTTGTCTATTCCTGAGCTTTCCAATTGGTTTTCACCCTCACCtgaagcagccaatcaggcagcACACCTGTCAGAGGCAGCCAATCGAGCATCACCTCTGTCCGAGGTGCCTCATTGGGCAATTTGGGCAAAGGGGGTGCCCAATCAGACGTCAACCACACACAAGGTGTCCAATCGGGCGTCGCCTCCGTGCTGGGCCGCCCAAAAGGAATGTGGGGATTGGGCGCCGGAGCAAAGGATGGTGGGTAACAAGGACGTGGCCAATGGCGGGTGCCGGGGGCAGGGCGGGCGTGCCGCGCCCAGCCAGGTGGTGGCGTACCTGGGCGAGGGGAGCCAGCCAATCAGGATCACCCTGCTGCAGTCCAGCTTCTAA
- the PLEKHA4 gene encoding pleckstrin homology domain-containing family A member 4 isoform X3: protein MAQPGRADSGSRPAAGTRCGASRPGLGVAVPSGARTRKGDTSVPENPAARRRLGRPGAMADGERPRSSLSQASSVLTISSVSLGAAKPSRSLRRVHTFGKRENSIKRDPNAPVVIRGWLCKQDSSGLKLWKRRWFVLADFCLFYYRDSREEAVLGSIPLPSYEIRPLPGEGKNRRFTFKAEHRGMRTYLFSADTQEDMNGWIRAMSQSAAAESDPSTTSRPPQLLNRPAPPQARLFEDVRPLTPDLGPAKSVESLEIARLSVPHSSTESLAATGQGVQGEGGPLPSGPAPPPSPVNGEGLGGEPWGLSSLSTRILRGQEPSAAKRPHPGPPRPSPPPCPPESEQPPLEPPSPWEPSPDAQSHVRSSRSYSLPPTPGELREVRGAQGRAWASTGGVRAPELAASCEELPLLVQAGSSLSRPHTPVGRVDIAPGGATWGSRAIPGHPQTPCDRYDVRPSEESCARPPGRYPRSPHPSHCLARPGTPAEESPPQTATLGPALGRQPRSRFTDWVYPSLGAAPPRARLHGRLISPHSASSGYLHLPPLPPLASRPPGKRTSLGAPPRTVAPLSRDRTLLALPRAESDTDILLTKLCGQDKLLRGLDEEMGQLRAEKERLEKALELARHQLDECQGQELAEEKIRYQQRRLQDELVQVRARLCDLALDSERAWGDFAALENELHRLRETLARIRQLGHPQEQGAAQQELWMIDDIIAGLGASPAPYPALDPRTSPGFSLAASPILEHGGGSARSHVPFPGPDAGGQHHEPPLRGVPAGGREEGPATRGDALGSRPTQSPSGRGAGSPELDGGSPLQETDVAAPGLSSPPATPHLPRSPSPGPHEPRQQRTEELPAKLPLPTHPPDLGPELTQTHTEPPLRGGHTGGPWGQSPPPLKRDRHRVITLAYTLATEASECSKLITGKTPPEPHMSANPDPSPEPLDAVTNQHVLCTPTLPQGDPEANHVEAEPCGPANQNAAVSANSVQRVGVANQASSLFQAANWALSIPELSNWFSPSPEAANQAAHLSEAANRASPLSEVPHWAIWAKGVPNQTSTTHKVSNRASPPCWAAQKECGDWAPEQRMVGNKDVANGGCRGQGGRAAPSQVVAYLGEGSQPIRITLLQSSF from the exons GCGAAGGTTGGGCCGGCCGGGAGCCATGGCCGACGGGGAACGTCCCAGGAGCAGCCTGAGCCAGGCCAGCAGCGTCCTCACCATCTCCTCTGTCAGCCTGGGGGCCGCCAAG CCGTCACGCTCCCTGCGGAGGGTTCACACCTTCGGGAAGAGGGAAAATTCGATCAAGCGGGACCCCAATGCCCCCGTCGTCATTCGGGGCTGGCTGTGCAAACAG GACAGCTCCGGCCTGAAGCTCTGGAAGCGACGCTGGTTTGTGCTGGCCGATTTCTGCCTCTTCTACTATCGAG ACAGCAGGGAGGAGGCGGTTTTGGGGAGCATCCCGCTCCCCAGCTACGAGATCCGGCCGctgccaggggaggggaagaaccGGAGATTCACATTCAAG GCCGAGCACCGGGGGATGCGGACATACCTCTTCAGTGCTGACACCCAGGAGGACATGAACGGCTGGATCCGAGCCATGAGCCAGTCCGCTGCGGCCGAGAGTGACCCCAGCACCac CAGCCGCCCCCCGCAGCTGCTCAACCGGCCGGCGCCCCCCCAGGCCCGTCTCTTCGAGGACGTCCGGCCGCTCACGCCCGACCTGGGTCCCGCCAAGAGCGTCGAGTCCCTGGAAATCGCCCGGCTCTCCGTGCCCCACTCATCTACGGAAAGCCTGGCGGCGACAggccagggggtgcagggcgaGGGGGGGCCCCTGCCCAgcggccccgccccaccccccagcccagtcaACGGGGAAGGGCTCGGGGGGGAGCCGTGGGGCCTAAG ctctctctcgaCCCGCATTCTGCGGGGCCAGGAGCCTTCGGCAGCCAAACGCCCCCATCCCGgcccccccagaccctccccacccccctgcccccctgagtCCGAACAGCCCCCcctggagcccccctccccctgggagCCCTCCCCAGATGCCCAAAGCCACGTCCGCTCCTCCCGTTcctactcccttccccccacccctggcgaGCTCAGGGAGGTGcggggggctcaggggagggcatGGGCGTCCACCGGGGGGGTCCGAGCCCCTGAGCTGGCTGCGTCCTGTGaagagctccccctgctggtccaggCAGGGTCCAGCCTGTCCCGGCCCCACACCCCCGTGGGGAGGGTGGATATTGCCCCCGGGGGGGCCACGTGGGGCAGCAGAGCCATCCCTGGGCACCCCCAGACCCCCTGCGACCGCTACGACGTGCGGCCCTCCGAGGAGTCTTGTGCCCGGCCCCCCGGGCGCTACccccgcagcccccaccccagccactgcCTGGCACGGCCCGGGACCCCGGCGGAGGAGAGCCCCCCGCAGACGGCCACGCTGGGACCTGCCCTGGGGAGACAGCCCCGGAGCCGG TTCACAGACTGGGTTTACCCCTCCCTGGGGGCCGCCCCGCCCCGTGCCCGTCTCCACGGCCGACTG ATCTCCCCACATTCAGCCTCCTCCGGCTACCTCCACCTGCCCCCGCTGCCCCCACTTGCCAGCCGCCCCCCAGGGAAGAGGACCTCACTGGGAGCTCCG CCCCGGACCGTGGCCCCTCTATCCCGGGACAGGACCCTGCTGGCACTGCCCAGAGCTGAAAGTGACACTGAT ATTCTCCTGACTAAACTCTGCGGCCAGGACAAGCTGCTTCGGGGACTGGATGAAGAGATGGGGCAGCTGCGGGCAGAGAAG GAGAGGCTGGAGAAGGCCCTGGAGCTGGCCCGGCACCAGCTGGATGAATGCCAAGGCCAGGAGCTGGCGGAGGAGAAAATCCGGTACCAGCAAAGGCGGCTGCAGGACGAGCTGGTGCAAGTGAGAGCCCGGCTCTGCGACCTGGCCCTG GACAGCGAGAGGGCTTGGGGAGATTTCGCTGCCCTAGAGAACGAGCTGCACAGGCTGCGGGAAACGCTGGCTCGGATCCGACAGCTCGGGCACCCCCAG GAACAGGGGGCCGCCCAGCAGGAGCTGTGGATGATCGATGACATCATTGCGGGGTtgggagccagccctgccccctaccccGCCCTGGACCCCAGGACGAGCCCAG GCTTCTCTCTGGCTGCCTCCCCCATTCTGGAACATGGCGGGGGCTCAGCCCGGAGCCACGTGCCCTTCCCGGGGCCGGATGCGGGAGGCCAGCACCACGAGCCGCCACTCAGG GGGGTGCCAGCTGGTGGCAGGGAAGAGGGCCCAGCAACGAGGGGAGACGCCTTGGGCTCCCGGCCCACCCAGAGTCCCTCTGGAAGAGGGGCCGGGTCCCCCGAGCTGGATGGAGGGAGCCCCCTGCAGGAGACAGATGTCGCGGCACCAG GTCTCAGCTCGCCtccggccaccccccacctgccccggagccccagcccaggcccccACGAGCCCCGACAGCAGAGAACCGAGGAGCTGCCAGCCAAG ctccctcttCCGACTCACCCCCCCGACCTCGGGCCAGAGCTGACCCAGACCCACACGGAGCCACCGCTCAGGGGGGGCCATACCGGGGGGCCCTGGGGccagtctcccccacccctcaagaGAGACCGCCACAGGGTCATCACCCTGGCGTACACGCTCGCCACCGAGGCCTCCGAGTGCAGCAAACTCATCACCG GGAAGACCCCGCCTGAACCCCACATGTCGGCCAATCCGGACCCCTCCCCAGAGCCGCTGGATGCAGTGACCAATCAGCACGTGCTGTGTACTCCCACGCTCCCCCAGGGGGACCCAGAGGCCAATCATGTCGAGGCGGAACCATGTGGCCCAGCCAATCAGAATGCAGCAGTTAGCGCCAATTCGGTGCAGCGGGTGGGAGTGGCCAATCAGGCGTCGTCTCTATTTCAAGCGGCCAATTGGGCGTTGTCTATTCCTGAGCTTTCCAATTGGTTTTCACCCTCACCtgaagcagccaatcaggcagcACACCTGTCAGAGGCAGCCAATCGAGCATCACCTCTGTCCGAGGTGCCTCATTGGGCAATTTGGGCAAAGGGGGTGCCCAATCAGACGTCAACCACACACAAGGTGTCCAATCGGGCGTCGCCTCCGTGCTGGGCCGCCCAAAAGGAATGTGGGGATTGGGCGCCGGAGCAAAGGATGGTGGGTAACAAGGACGTGGCCAATGGCGGGTGCCGGGGGCAGGGCGGGCGTGCCGCGCCCAGCCAGGTGGTGGCGTACCTGGGCGAGGGGAGCCAGCCAATCAGGATCACCCTGCTGCAGTCCAGCTTCTAA
- the PLEKHA4 gene encoding pleckstrin homology domain-containing family A member 4 isoform X5 — protein MAQPGRADSGSRPAAGTRCGASRPGLGVAVPSGARTRKGDTSVPENPAARRRLGRPGAMADGERPRSSLSQASSVLTISSVSLGAAKPSRSLRRVHTFGKRENSIKRDPNAPVVIRGWLCKQDSSGLKLWKRRWFVLADFCLFYYRDSREEAVLGSIPLPSYEIRPLPGEGKNRRFTFKAEHRGMRTYLFSADTQEDMNGWIRAMSQSAAAESDPSTTSRPPQLLNRPAPPQARLFEDVRPLTPDLGPAKSVESLEIARLSVPHSSTESLAATGQGVQGEGGPLPSGPAPPPSPVNGEGLGGEPWGLSSLSTRILRGQEPSAAKRPHPGPPRPSPPPCPPESEQPPLEPPSPWEPSPDAQSHVRSSRSYSLPPTPGELREVRGAQGRAWASTGGVRAPELAASCEELPLLVQAGSSLSRPHTPVGRVDIAPGGATWGSRAIPGHPQTPCDRYDVRPSEESCARPPGRYPRSPHPSHCLARPGTPAEESPPQTATLGPALGRQPRSRFTDWVYPSLGAAPPRARLHGRLISPHSASSGYLHLPPLPPLASRPPGKRTSLGAPPRTVAPLSRDRTLLALPRAESDTDILLTKLCGQDKLLRGLDEEMGQLRAEKERLEKALELARHQLDECQGQELAEEKIRYQQRRLQDELVQVRARLCDLALDSERAWGDFAALENELHRLRETLARIRQLGHPQEQGAAQQELWMIDDIIAGLGASPAPYPALDPRTSPGFSLAASPILEHGGGSARSHVPFPGPDAGGQHHEPPLRGVPAGGREEGPATRGDALGSRPTQSPSGRGAGSPELDGGSPLQETDVAAPGLSSPPATPHLPRSPSPGPHEPRQQRTEELPAKAITMDPPGPHRARMSVQEQLERMRRHKEGQRQLEGGRPNPWGSRQGSLRARASRVGKTPPEPHMSANPDPSPEPLDAVTNQHVLCTPTLPQGDPEANHVEAEPCGPANQNAAVSANSVQRVGVANQASSLFQAANWALSIPELSNWFSPSPEAANQAAHLSEAANRASPLSEVPHWAIWAKGVPNQTSTTHKVSNRASPPCWAAQKECGDWAPEQRMVGNKDVANGGCRGQGGRAAPSQVVAYLGEGSQPIRITLLQSSF, from the exons GCGAAGGTTGGGCCGGCCGGGAGCCATGGCCGACGGGGAACGTCCCAGGAGCAGCCTGAGCCAGGCCAGCAGCGTCCTCACCATCTCCTCTGTCAGCCTGGGGGCCGCCAAG CCGTCACGCTCCCTGCGGAGGGTTCACACCTTCGGGAAGAGGGAAAATTCGATCAAGCGGGACCCCAATGCCCCCGTCGTCATTCGGGGCTGGCTGTGCAAACAG GACAGCTCCGGCCTGAAGCTCTGGAAGCGACGCTGGTTTGTGCTGGCCGATTTCTGCCTCTTCTACTATCGAG ACAGCAGGGAGGAGGCGGTTTTGGGGAGCATCCCGCTCCCCAGCTACGAGATCCGGCCGctgccaggggaggggaagaaccGGAGATTCACATTCAAG GCCGAGCACCGGGGGATGCGGACATACCTCTTCAGTGCTGACACCCAGGAGGACATGAACGGCTGGATCCGAGCCATGAGCCAGTCCGCTGCGGCCGAGAGTGACCCCAGCACCac CAGCCGCCCCCCGCAGCTGCTCAACCGGCCGGCGCCCCCCCAGGCCCGTCTCTTCGAGGACGTCCGGCCGCTCACGCCCGACCTGGGTCCCGCCAAGAGCGTCGAGTCCCTGGAAATCGCCCGGCTCTCCGTGCCCCACTCATCTACGGAAAGCCTGGCGGCGACAggccagggggtgcagggcgaGGGGGGGCCCCTGCCCAgcggccccgccccaccccccagcccagtcaACGGGGAAGGGCTCGGGGGGGAGCCGTGGGGCCTAAG ctctctctcgaCCCGCATTCTGCGGGGCCAGGAGCCTTCGGCAGCCAAACGCCCCCATCCCGgcccccccagaccctccccacccccctgcccccctgagtCCGAACAGCCCCCcctggagcccccctccccctgggagCCCTCCCCAGATGCCCAAAGCCACGTCCGCTCCTCCCGTTcctactcccttccccccacccctggcgaGCTCAGGGAGGTGcggggggctcaggggagggcatGGGCGTCCACCGGGGGGGTCCGAGCCCCTGAGCTGGCTGCGTCCTGTGaagagctccccctgctggtccaggCAGGGTCCAGCCTGTCCCGGCCCCACACCCCCGTGGGGAGGGTGGATATTGCCCCCGGGGGGGCCACGTGGGGCAGCAGAGCCATCCCTGGGCACCCCCAGACCCCCTGCGACCGCTACGACGTGCGGCCCTCCGAGGAGTCTTGTGCCCGGCCCCCCGGGCGCTACccccgcagcccccaccccagccactgcCTGGCACGGCCCGGGACCCCGGCGGAGGAGAGCCCCCCGCAGACGGCCACGCTGGGACCTGCCCTGGGGAGACAGCCCCGGAGCCGG TTCACAGACTGGGTTTACCCCTCCCTGGGGGCCGCCCCGCCCCGTGCCCGTCTCCACGGCCGACTG ATCTCCCCACATTCAGCCTCCTCCGGCTACCTCCACCTGCCCCCGCTGCCCCCACTTGCCAGCCGCCCCCCAGGGAAGAGGACCTCACTGGGAGCTCCG CCCCGGACCGTGGCCCCTCTATCCCGGGACAGGACCCTGCTGGCACTGCCCAGAGCTGAAAGTGACACTGAT ATTCTCCTGACTAAACTCTGCGGCCAGGACAAGCTGCTTCGGGGACTGGATGAAGAGATGGGGCAGCTGCGGGCAGAGAAG GAGAGGCTGGAGAAGGCCCTGGAGCTGGCCCGGCACCAGCTGGATGAATGCCAAGGCCAGGAGCTGGCGGAGGAGAAAATCCGGTACCAGCAAAGGCGGCTGCAGGACGAGCTGGTGCAAGTGAGAGCCCGGCTCTGCGACCTGGCCCTG GACAGCGAGAGGGCTTGGGGAGATTTCGCTGCCCTAGAGAACGAGCTGCACAGGCTGCGGGAAACGCTGGCTCGGATCCGACAGCTCGGGCACCCCCAG GAACAGGGGGCCGCCCAGCAGGAGCTGTGGATGATCGATGACATCATTGCGGGGTtgggagccagccctgccccctaccccGCCCTGGACCCCAGGACGAGCCCAG GCTTCTCTCTGGCTGCCTCCCCCATTCTGGAACATGGCGGGGGCTCAGCCCGGAGCCACGTGCCCTTCCCGGGGCCGGATGCGGGAGGCCAGCACCACGAGCCGCCACTCAGG GGGGTGCCAGCTGGTGGCAGGGAAGAGGGCCCAGCAACGAGGGGAGACGCCTTGGGCTCCCGGCCCACCCAGAGTCCCTCTGGAAGAGGGGCCGGGTCCCCCGAGCTGGATGGAGGGAGCCCCCTGCAGGAGACAGATGTCGCGGCACCAG GTCTCAGCTCGCCtccggccaccccccacctgccccggagccccagcccaggcccccACGAGCCCCGACAGCAGAGAACCGAGGAGCTGCCAGCCAAG gcgATCACCATGGACCCCCCTGGTCCCCACCGGGCCCGCATGAGCGTccaggagcagctggagcggaTGCGTCGGCACAAGGAAGGCCAGAggcagctggaggggggcaggccGAACCCCTGGGGCTCCCGGCAGGGCTCTCTCCGGGCCAGGGCCAGCCGGGTGG GGAAGACCCCGCCTGAACCCCACATGTCGGCCAATCCGGACCCCTCCCCAGAGCCGCTGGATGCAGTGACCAATCAGCACGTGCTGTGTACTCCCACGCTCCCCCAGGGGGACCCAGAGGCCAATCATGTCGAGGCGGAACCATGTGGCCCAGCCAATCAGAATGCAGCAGTTAGCGCCAATTCGGTGCAGCGGGTGGGAGTGGCCAATCAGGCGTCGTCTCTATTTCAAGCGGCCAATTGGGCGTTGTCTATTCCTGAGCTTTCCAATTGGTTTTCACCCTCACCtgaagcagccaatcaggcagcACACCTGTCAGAGGCAGCCAATCGAGCATCACCTCTGTCCGAGGTGCCTCATTGGGCAATTTGGGCAAAGGGGGTGCCCAATCAGACGTCAACCACACACAAGGTGTCCAATCGGGCGTCGCCTCCGTGCTGGGCCGCCCAAAAGGAATGTGGGGATTGGGCGCCGGAGCAAAGGATGGTGGGTAACAAGGACGTGGCCAATGGCGGGTGCCGGGGGCAGGGCGGGCGTGCCGCGCCCAGCCAGGTGGTGGCGTACCTGGGCGAGGGGAGCCAGCCAATCAGGATCACCCTGCTGCAGTCCAGCTTCTAA